TATACTACTATGATAAAATCTCGCACTTGCGGTCTATCAATACCAAGACTTGTCATAATCTACCATGTATATATCTTTGTTGTTCATCCATCATTTTTACTATAGTGACACAAGACATGAGATAACATCAGACACAAGACAATGACTGTGTGATAATCAGGACAACATCATACACAATGCCATCAATAATGTGATAATGATAATTAGGACATCATACATAATATCATTGATAATGTGATAATATTAACCTATAAGCCCACAGTTGCGTTATAGCTTGCCTTCCTACGAATTAACACAATGTATGATATTATGATAAACACATGTAACTAAAGAACAATATTTAGCAAGCGAAATTCAAAATTTTGGTCAAAAAAAATCAATAGCAAGTGTAAGAATATAGAGAAACTAGTAGAGAGTAAAAACAACATTCAATCATGGTTTAGAGGATAATACTACTTTgttcctatttataagaaaaaaagttAGAATCAATATATTGTTCtgattattcaatgtatctaagaaacaatttttttcttataaataagtcCAGATGGTGTATTCGGAAGGTGTTTCCAAAAGTTATCAACCAAATTCATGCGAACTAGAAACACTAATCCCAAATCTTACAAAATTCAAATCTAACAAACCAACTCTACAAGGAATCTAATGAACATAAAATTCATTAAGTCAAAACTAAAAAAGAAGAATATATGTTACTAACCAAATAAGTGCTAGGAAATAAGGAGTGTGCCATCATTTGTTCGTCaaatccatcaataaaatgaGGAGAAGGGTTGTAATTGATTTACAAAATGCAAGATGAGATGGAATAAGTAAAGATTGTAATTGAAACACTTTAGAGCAAGTGGTGAGTGATTTAGATCTAAAGTGGTGAGTGATTAAGAAAGTGGAAGAAGGTGAGACTTTAGAAGAATGAATTAtctcatttttttaaattgacaGAATGGTTGGAGGGAAGTTTAAGTCATGTTATATTAACATACAATCCGCAAGTTAACTTCTGTTGCAATTAATCACTACATTTGCAGGAAATCAAGCCTTTTGATGAGGTGCGGATACTAAACAAAAaccagattaactttttgtaaaGTTTAAGTGGATTACATGCTTTACACTATCTCTAAAACTCAACAACTAGAGAAAGAATGTTTATATAATTATGAATTGAAACAGTCACCAAATTAAAATGTCGTGGAATAAATAATTATTCCTCAACGATTCCAGTTGAACTAAAACATCATCATTGTGGCTTTGATGGAGTTGGAGATGATGGCGGCTTCAAATCTGGGTACTGCAAACAAAGATAAAAATGATTAAAGAGTTATTGTTTTAACAAAGAATAGGATCCTAAAAGTTTAAACGAAAGAAAACAGCAAGAAGAAATATCATAAACATAAATGTTCACTGCAGTGTGGTTCCTTTTTATGTTTTTAGGATCATAAGAGTaactaattttaataataaaattgatcAAATTTAGTGATAATGAATGTTTTACAAAATAATAACAATCATCAAACTTTATTCCACTAAGTGGAATTAACTGCACGGACCAAACTACGTCATAATGGTTAAACTAAAAACCATGTTTCTATCCAACTAACTTATTGTGTCAGTGTTAATGTTGTCAATCACGGATTGCAAAGAAATAGCAGTTTGTTCAAATTCTGCTACACAACACAACAGTGCTATAGTGTCACTATAGCCTCTATTGACAATGTTTTAAACTAAATAGCGTATCATTAAACCTAGGTTGTTAATCTCAGATAGCGGTGGGTAGCGCTGGACCTCCCAAATGCTATAGCGGCATAGCAGATAGCGGGATGACCGCTATTGTGAGCTTTTAAAAATCAAGGTAAATACTTAATATGAAAACATAAATACTAAAATAGATTCCAACAACATACATTAATACTAAAAATAGGTCCCAACAACATACATAATGACTAGAAAACAGAAGTTGCAACATACATAAACCAAAAGTTGCAACATACATAAACCAAGCATAATGACCCAAATTAGGAATGTACTCAAAATGACTAAATCAAATTCTAAACGTAAACAAAATGACTAAATCACATCTATCTCATCTTCACTTCTAAGTTCCACCACATTAATATCATTTTGCTCATCACTtgattcaatttcaaacaatTCTTCTTCCACCCCTAACTCCTCATCTCCATTAGACACTAATGTAGCAAGTCTATGCCTAGTAAGGGAGAAGGAGAGTGACTATTGATTTGAGttgagagagaatgttaatgacctaatgtctcacttttagcttttatattagtgaaataaaagggaaaaatataaatttaccgttaaaaaaaaattcaaaattatagtATTGACCTCATCTTCACAATAGCAGTCTGTAAAGCGCTACAAAACCGCTATTGCGCCGCTATTCCACCGCTACACCTCCACAAATAGCGGCCGCTATTTCCGCTATTTCAGATAGCGGTTAGCAGCCAAAAGCGTTGCAGCGAGGTCCTCTACCGCTACGCTACACCGCTATAGCGCGCTATTGACAACCTAGCATTAAACAATATCATTAGTTTAAATTCCGCTACACTATAGAATAGCTGTAATTTAACAGCACTGTCAATGAGGGGACTAAGGATGGTTTGGTGGCTGGAGTGAGAGAGTTAAGGAGTGGAGTGATAAGACGGTCAGTCAAGAGTTCGATCCCTACCCTCGGTATAAAAATTAACAATACTAACATTGACCATTTCACAAAATAAAAACTGCCAATGTCCCTCTACCAATGAGTTATAGCACAACTGATGCAGGTGcatcttcattttaaatttttggtTGCTCTCATTTGGTAAATAAGTAACTCCAGTACTATCAATCAGAGAGTCAACAACCAAAAGGAACCACATGCCAAAAGGAACGAGCAAAGATGCATCTAGAGATTATTCCTAATAGGATGCTATTCAGCTAACCTCTAGGAGCCAGGACAAACTTTAGTAATGTGAGTTTTCTAAGTTATATACTCTGGTctcttgtttttaatttttacattCCTACAACAGTAAAGTTCTCATGTCATTCCAATAACCTAACCAAACATGGGAATTGGTCATTTAAAGTCTCATTATCATTCCTTCGTGGCTTCAACCAAACATGCTCTAAGGTCATGCTCCACAAGGTACAACTAGAGTGCTAAAGAAAGTGAGAGCAAAAGGCAGAGAGAGATGAGAATAACATACATTAGGATACGGAGAATAGGAAACTACCGATCCGAGTTTCATTTTCGGATTGGACTCAACAGACCTTTTCACATGACCATTTTCCGTCTCTTGGTTTCCAACTGCAGGGATATCCGAGGATAACACACTTTCATTACTACTATCATTTTGCTGAATGGACCCATTTCCATTTGTACTGAGCTCTTGTGGCACTTTAGTCTTCTTTTTCCTTCGATTCATATGCACGGGAGGAGGCAAAAGAGTATCCTGTATAGcctgcaacaacaaaaaaaccCAACATTAGAAATCCACTCCTTCCTTCAAACAAATTTTCACAACCAAACACATGCATTCCCATCATTACCATCCACCCTTGCTGGCCTCTAACTCCACCTTTGATCGCATAGGCCTCTTTGAAACCATTCTTGAACAACAATTCAGCAACTTTCAAGGAATTACCGTCGAAACTACCTTACATTCAAAAGAGTAACAAGTTAGAATTTTTCACACTTTTCCACTATATAGTCAAAGAAAATGCAAATTTCAATTTCATCAAGATACACATTGCTGCAAAACAAGTTTCTTTCTTCTTACCTGTCCAAAATAAACACAACAGTATTCTCAGCATCCTGGAACCTCTCCAAAACTTTCTTCACAAACCCATCTTCATTCCCCTCCTTAAATTCAACCTGCACCACTTCCTTCTTCAACATCATCAAATTAGGAGACGGAAGAAACTTCACATTCTTCCTGTCTCTTATATCCAACAGCTGTGAGTCAGGTTCATCCCGGAGCTTCCTGAAAGCGTCAATAGCTGATACAAATTTATACTTTCTGAAATACTCTTCTGCTAAAGGGATACCAACGAGGTAAACGAAGCTGCATGCAGCAACGAAAAATGGATATCGGTTGAAGAAATCATCGATGGAGATGAGAATTGATTCTATGTTGATTCTGCCTGCGTCTGATTCGAGTAAAGGGGGTTCAGCGGCGAGGGATTGGAGGGGAGTGAAGAGGTTGATTGTAGCGAGGGAAAAGCATGATTTTGTGAGGGGGTTTTGGAGGGAGATTGGAGAATGGGGTTTGAGGAATGGAATTTGGGGTTTTTTGTTGGGAGGTGAAATGTGAGGTTGGGGGAAAGATGCAGAGAAGAGTGAATTAGGGGGCTTTGGGGTGGAGAGTTTTGGATAAGAGAGGAGAAGAGAAAGGGAGTCCATTAGAGAAAGGATAAAGAGCTTAACATTATCATATGTATGTATCTTCTATTCTTCTACATAGCTaggaatttattatttttatttttatttttaaatatattatttatatgcaTTTTGTTTTATTCTCCTGTCA
The Vicia villosa cultivar HV-30 ecotype Madison, WI linkage group LG6, Vvil1.0, whole genome shotgun sequence genome window above contains:
- the LOC131609733 gene encoding rhodanese-like domain-containing protein 4A, chloroplastic isoform X1 gives rise to the protein MDSLSLLLSYPKLSTPKPPNSLFSASFPQPHISPPNKKPQIPFLKPHSPISLQNPLTKSCFSLATINLFTPLQSLAAEPPLLESDAGRINIESILISIDDFFNRYPFFVAACSFVYLVGIPLAEEYFRKYKFVSAIDAFRKLRDEPDSQLLDIRDRKNVKFLPSPNLMMLKKEVVQVEFKEGNEDGFVKKVLERFQDAENTVVFILDSFDGNSLKVAELLFKNGFKEAYAIKGGVRGQQGWMAIQDTLLPPPVHMNRRKKKTKVPQELSTNGNGSIQQNDSSNESVLSSDIPAVGNQETENGHVKRSVESNPKMKLGSVVSYSPYPNYPDLKPPSSPTPSKPQ
- the LOC131609733 gene encoding rhodanese-like domain-containing protein 4A, chloroplastic isoform X2 encodes the protein MDSLSLLLSYPKLSTPKPPNSLFSASFPQPHISPPNKKPQIPFLKPHSPISLQNPLTKSCFSLATINLFTPLQSLAAEPPLLESDAGRINIESILISIDDFFNRYPFFVAACSFVYLVGIPLAEEYFRKYKFVSAIDAFRKLRDEPDSQLLDIRDRKNVKFLPSPNLMMLKKEVVQVEFKEGNEDGFVKKVLERFQDAENTVVFILDSFDGNSLKVAELLFKNGFKEAYAIKGGVRGQQGWMAIQDTLLPPPVHMNRRKKKTKVPQELSTNGNGSIQQNDSSNESVLSSDIPAVGNQETENGHVKSTQI